One genomic region from Grus americana isolate bGruAme1 chromosome 15, bGruAme1.mat, whole genome shotgun sequence encodes:
- the SOX8 gene encoding transcription factor SOX-8: MLNMTEEHDKALEAPCSPAGTTSSMSHVDSDSDSPLSPAGSEGLGCAPAPAPRPPGAAPLGAKVDAAEVDERFPACIRDAVSQVLKGYDWSLVPMPVRGNGSLKAKPHVKRPMNAFMVWAQAARRKLADQYPHLHNAELSKTLGKLWRLLSENEKRPFVEEAERLRVQHKKDHPDYKYQPRRRKSVKAGQSDSDSGAELSHHAGTQIYKADSGLGGMADSHHHGDHTGQTHGPPTPPTTPKTDLHHGSKQELKHEGRRLVESGRQNIDFSNVDISELSSEVINNMETFDVHEFDQYLPLNGHAAMPADHGPNAAAGSYGASYSHSATGTGGTNQVWTHKSPASASPSSADSGQQRPHIKTEQLSPSHYSDQSHGSPAHSDYGSYSAQACATTASTATAAASFSSSQCDYTDLQSSNYYNPYPGYPSSIYQYPYFHSSRRPYATPILNGLSIPPAHSPTANWDQPVYTTLTRP; encoded by the exons ATGCTCAACATGACCGAGGAGCACGACAAAGCGCTGGAGGCTCCGTGCAGCCCCGCGGGCACCACCAGCTCCATGTCCCACGTGGACTCGGACTCCGACTCGCCGCTGTCCCCCGCCGGCTCCGAGGGTCTGGGCTGCgcccccgcgcccgccccgcgTCCTCCCGGCGCCGCTCCGCTGGGCGCTAAGGTGGACGCGGCCGAGGTGGACGAGCGCTTCCCCGCCTGCATCCGCGACGCCGTCTCGCAGGTGCTGAAGGGCTACGACTGGAGCCTGGTGCCCATGCCCGTCCGCGGCAACGGATCGCTCAAGGCCAAGCCGCACGTCAAGCGGCCCATGAACGCCTTCATGGTGTGGGCGCAGGCTGCCCGCAGGAAGCTGGCCGACCAGTACCCGCATCTGCACAACGCCGAGCTCAGCAAGACCCTGGGCAAGCTCTGGCG TTTATTAAGCGAAAATGAGAAACGTCCCTTTGTGGAAGAAGCTGAGCGGCTCAGAGTCCAGCACAAAAAGGATCACCCGGATTATAAATACCAGCCACGGAGGAGGAAAAGTGTAAAAGCCGGGCAGAGCGACTCTGACTCCGGAGCCGAGCTCAGCCACCACGCAGGCACGCAGATCTACAAAGCGGACAGCGGGCTGGGAGGCATGGCCGATTCCCACCATCACGGCGATCACACAG GCCAGACCCACGGGccacccaccccacccaccacccccaaaaccGACCTCCATCATGGCAGCAAGCAGGAGCTGAAGCACGAGGGCCGCCGCCTCGTGGAGAGCGGCCGCCAGAACATCGACTTCAGCAACGTGGACATCTCGGAGCTGAGCAGCGAGGTCATCAACAACATGGAGACCTTTGATGTGCATGAGTTTGACCAGTACCTGCCGCTCAACGGCCACGCCGCCATGCCGGCTGACCACGGCCCCAACGCCGCCGCTGGCTCCTACGGCGCGTCCTACTCCCACTCTGCCACGGGCACCGGTGGGACCAACCAGGTCTGGACTCACAAAAGCCCGGCCTCGGCGTCGCCATCGTCGGCCGACTCGGGCCAGCAAAGGCCGCACATCAAAACGGagcagctgagccccagccACTACAGTGACCAGTCCCACGGCTCCCCCGCACACTCTGACTACGGCTCCTACAGCGCCCAGGCTTGCGCCACCACCGCCTCCACCGCCACGGCCgccgcctccttctccagctcccagtGCGACTACACGGACCTCCAGAGCTCCAACTACTACAACCCCTACCCCGGCTACCCCTCCAGCATTTACCAGTATCCCTATTTCCACTCCTCCCGCCGTCCCTACGCAACGCCCATCCTCAACGGCTTGTCCATCCCGCCGGCCCACAGCCCCACTGCTAACTGGGACCAGCCGGTCTATACGACCCTGACGAGGCCTTAA